Proteins encoded together in one Misgurnus anguillicaudatus unplaced genomic scaffold, ASM2758022v2 HiC_scaffold_34, whole genome shotgun sequence window:
- the LOC141363346 gene encoding golgin subfamily A member 2-like produces the protein MSQSSRDQGDGLESHSSPDSFLKSQIVIPEDFESKEEMEEFVHSALSRLEEEKDEMRRRFEEERRLHHATRQQIAAMSHEHHHHSTYTETGAASESSGGVPVEVHEALRGAMEKLQGRFTTLMQEKVDLKERLEELEHRCIQLSGETDTIGEYIALYQNQRAIMKQKHFEKEQYINILAKDKEEMKAKLAELQDLVMRLVGERNEWYSRYMSAVGNPDLLLSGEEPVQASERHQLDAVDGPAILDMSTAVDGSSASQSSMDPDIQSQIPERPGSGQELAPGPSLRPKEDGTARQIMQLLHEIQNPQARPTSFLGENPCIPFFYRPDEQDEVKILVV, from the exons ATGAGCCAGTCATCTAGAGACCAGG GTGATGGTTTGGAAAGTCATTCATCTCCAGACAGCTTCCTGAAGTCTCAGATTGTCATCCCAGAAGACTTTGAGAGCAAAGAAGAGATG GAGGAGTTTGTGCATTCTGCTTTGTCACGTCTGGAGGAAGAGAAAGATGAGATGAGACGCAGGTTTGAAGAGGAGAGGAGACTTCATCATGCCACACGGCAACAAATAGCAGCAATGAGCCACGAGCATCATCATCACAGCACATATACAGAGACGGGGGCAGCTTCAG AGAGCTCTGGTGGTGTTCCTGTGGAGGTGCACGAGGCTCTGCGGGGCGCCATGGAGAAACTTCAGGGGCGTTTTACGACTCTCATGCAGGAGAAGGTGGATCTGAAGGAGAGATTGGAGGAACTGGAGCACCGCTGCATTCAGCTTTCAGGAGAAACGGACACTATCG GTGAATATATTGCCCTGTATCAGAACCAGAGAGCCATCATGAAACAGAAACACTTTGAAAAGGAGCAATACATCAACATCCTGGCCAAAGACAAGGAAGAGATGAAG GCAAAGTTAGCAGAGCTGCAAGACTTGGTCATGCGTTTGGTTGGGGAAAGAAACGAGTGGTACAGCAGATACATGAGCGCTGTCGGTAACCCTGACCTCCTGTTGTCTGGAGAAGAGCCGGTCCAGGCCTCAGAGAGACACCAGCTCGACGCAGTGGATGGTCCAG CTATTCTGGACATGAGCACTGCGGTCGATGGGTCTTCAGCCTCCCAATCCAGCATGGATCCCGACATTCAATCCCAGATTCCCGAGAGGCCCGGATCTGGACAGGAGCTTGCACCCGGACCCTCTCTGAGGCCCAAAGAAGACGGCACAGCCCGTCAAATCATGCAGCTCTTGCATGAAATCCAGAATCCTCAGGCCAGACCTACTTCCTTCCTGGGCGAAAACCCCTGCATCCCATTCTTCTATCGGCCCGACGAACAGGATGAAGTAAAGATCTTGGTGGTCTGA
- the LOC141363332 gene encoding zinc finger protein ubi-d4-like, whose translation MGKPASNFFYSYLSVCGKRYKNRPGLSYHYTHSHLADEEGEDREEPEIHPPPPQEETKTPKKGPNGLALPNDYCDFCLGDSNMNQKTGQSEELVSCSDCGRSGHPSCLQFTAVMMAAVKTYRWQCIECKCCNVCGTSENDDQLLFCDDCDRGYHMYCLSPPMSDPPEGSWSCHLCLALLKDKASIYQSQNNSME comes from the exons ATGGGCAAACCAGCATCAAAT tttttttattcttatttatcAGTTTGTGGAAAGCGCTACAAGAACAGACCAGGTTTAAGTTATCACTATACACACTCTCATCTGGCTGATGAAGAAGGAGAGGACCGAGAAGAACCTGAGATTCATCCGCCTCCCCCACAAGAGGAGACCAAGA CCCCTAAGAAAGGTCCAAATGGCCTTGCGTTACCCAATGACTATTGTGACTTCTGCCTGGGTGATTCCAACATGAACCAGAAAACAGGCCAGTCTGAGGAGCTTGTGTCCTGTTCTGACTGCGGACGTTCAG GACATCCATCATGTCTGCAGTTCACCGCCGTGATGATGGCAGCTGTAAAGACCTACCGCTGGCAGTGTATCGAGTGCAAGTGCTGCAATGTTTGTGGCACATCCGAGAACGAT GACCAGCTTCTATTCTGTGATGACTGTGACCGAGGATATCACATGTACTGCCTCAGCCCACCAATGTCTGACCCTCCCGAAG GAAGCTGGAGTTGTCACCTGTGTTTGGCTCTTCTAAAAGACAAGGCCTCCATTTATCAGAGCCAGAACAACTCGATGGAGTAA